Proteins from one Bombus affinis isolate iyBomAffi1 chromosome 1, iyBomAffi1.2, whole genome shotgun sequence genomic window:
- the LOC126917179 gene encoding neuropeptides capa receptor isoform X1: MVHVQRDLVELDLTENILRSVQLYYTPILVYFGSLGNCLSVIVFFGTKLCQYSSSIYLGALAISDTGFLVSVFVVWLNMVEVGLFNKPGFCQFFIYLTTLCSFMSIWLVVAFTIERFIAVEYPLYRQSMCTVARAKLAVAILTILGLILCSPVLWFSAPRLESNEKGNVTECHLAEGLESWAIVYNVIDTVLTFAIPFTVIIILNVLIARAIYRHIKIRKSLTNEPRIVKERQPYAQSFRNNLAQTKITKMLLVVSSVFLCFNLPAYVFRIHAFLHFQEESNAPRSVELAQQVCNLLFNTNFGINFILFCATGQNFRRAIRCMFLKRFRRRNVTMTQVSNQGKQNGSNFVRSTAGATRQHAIVFTEPWEEFHELNKTEMNEQL, translated from the exons ATGGTACACGTGCAAAGAGACCTCGTGGAGCTCGACTTAACGGAAAACATATTACGTAGCGTCCAATTATATTACACCCCGATTCTAGTCTACTTTGGTTCACTGGGAAATTGCCTTTCGGTAATCGTGTTTTTTGGAACGAAACTCTGCCAGTATTCTTCGAGCATTTACCTCGGTGCATTAGCCATAAGCGATACCGGTTTTCTGGTATCCGTTTTCGTGGTTTGGCTAAATATGGTAGAGGTTGGTTTGTTCAATAAGCCAGGTTTCTGCCAATTTTTCATCTACTTAACGACTCTTTGCAGTTTCATGAGCATTTGGCTCGTGGTGGCATTCACCATCGAGAGGTTTATTGCCGTGGAATATCCACTGTATCGTCAGTCAATGTGTACAGTGGCTAGAGCAAAATTGGCAGTCGCTATATTGACCATATTAGGACTTATACTGTGTAGTCCGGTTTTATGGTTTTCAGCGCCGCGATTAGAGTCTAATGAAAAAGGAAATGTAACCGAGTGCCATTTGGCGGAAGGACTGGAATCTTGGGCGATTGTTTACAATGTGATTGACACGGTATtaacgtttgctataccgttcACGGTGATCATTATCCTGAACGTGCTGATTGCACGAGCTATTTATAGACatattaaaattagaaaatctcTAACCAACGAACCGCGTATCGTGAAAGAGAGACAACCATACGCTCAAAGTTTCCGGAACAATTTGGCGCAGACCAAGATCACCAAGATGTTGCTCGTTGTCTCTAGCGTTTTCCTCTGTTTCAATCTACCTGCGTATGTTTTCAGAATTCACGCTTTTTTACAT TTTCAGGAGGAAAGCAACGCACCCAGATCAGTGGAATTGGCGCAACAagtttgtaatttattattcaaTACCAACTTTGGAATTAATTTTATCTTGTTCTGCGCAACAGGACAAAATTTTCGAAGAGCGATACGCTGCATGTTTTTGAAACGGTTCCGTAGAAGAAATGTGACTATGACTCAAGTGTCGAATCAAGGAAAGCAAAATG GTTCAAATTTTGTACGGTCTACTGCGGGAGCAACGCGTCAACATGCGATTGTATTTACGGAACCGTGGGAAGAATTTCATGAATTAAAT AAGACTGAAATGAACGAGCAATTATAA
- the LOC126917179 gene encoding neuropeptides capa receptor isoform X2, with translation MVHVQRDLVELDLTENILRSVQLYYTPILVYFGSLGNCLSVIVFFGTKLCQYSSSIYLGALAISDTGFLVSVFVVWLNMVEVGLFNKPGFCQFFIYLTTLCSFMSIWLVVAFTIERFIAVEYPLYRQSMCTVARAKLAVAILTILGLILCSPVLWFSAPRLESNEKGNVTECHLAEGLESWAIVYNVIDTVLTFAIPFTVIIILNVLIARAIYRHIKIRKSLTNEPRIVKERQPYAQSFRNNLAQTKITKMLLVVSSVFLCFNLPAYVFRIHAFLHFQEESNAPRSVELAQQVCNLLFNTNFGINFILFCATGQNFRRAIRCMFLKRFRRRNVTMTQVSNQGKQNGSNFVRSTAGATRQHAIVFTEPWEEFHELNTEMNEQL, from the exons ATGGTACACGTGCAAAGAGACCTCGTGGAGCTCGACTTAACGGAAAACATATTACGTAGCGTCCAATTATATTACACCCCGATTCTAGTCTACTTTGGTTCACTGGGAAATTGCCTTTCGGTAATCGTGTTTTTTGGAACGAAACTCTGCCAGTATTCTTCGAGCATTTACCTCGGTGCATTAGCCATAAGCGATACCGGTTTTCTGGTATCCGTTTTCGTGGTTTGGCTAAATATGGTAGAGGTTGGTTTGTTCAATAAGCCAGGTTTCTGCCAATTTTTCATCTACTTAACGACTCTTTGCAGTTTCATGAGCATTTGGCTCGTGGTGGCATTCACCATCGAGAGGTTTATTGCCGTGGAATATCCACTGTATCGTCAGTCAATGTGTACAGTGGCTAGAGCAAAATTGGCAGTCGCTATATTGACCATATTAGGACTTATACTGTGTAGTCCGGTTTTATGGTTTTCAGCGCCGCGATTAGAGTCTAATGAAAAAGGAAATGTAACCGAGTGCCATTTGGCGGAAGGACTGGAATCTTGGGCGATTGTTTACAATGTGATTGACACGGTATtaacgtttgctataccgttcACGGTGATCATTATCCTGAACGTGCTGATTGCACGAGCTATTTATAGACatattaaaattagaaaatctcTAACCAACGAACCGCGTATCGTGAAAGAGAGACAACCATACGCTCAAAGTTTCCGGAACAATTTGGCGCAGACCAAGATCACCAAGATGTTGCTCGTTGTCTCTAGCGTTTTCCTCTGTTTCAATCTACCTGCGTATGTTTTCAGAATTCACGCTTTTTTACAT TTTCAGGAGGAAAGCAACGCACCCAGATCAGTGGAATTGGCGCAACAagtttgtaatttattattcaaTACCAACTTTGGAATTAATTTTATCTTGTTCTGCGCAACAGGACAAAATTTTCGAAGAGCGATACGCTGCATGTTTTTGAAACGGTTCCGTAGAAGAAATGTGACTATGACTCAAGTGTCGAATCAAGGAAAGCAAAATG GTTCAAATTTTGTACGGTCTACTGCGGGAGCAACGCGTCAACATGCGATTGTATTTACGGAACCGTGGGAAGAATTTCATGAATTAAAT ACTGAAATGAACGAGCAATTATAA
- the LOC126917179 gene encoding thyrotropin-releasing hormone receptor isoform X3, protein MVHVQRDLVELDLTENILRSVQLYYTPILVYFGSLGNCLSVIVFFGTKLCQYSSSIYLGALAISDTGFLVSVFVVWLNMVEVGLFNKPGFCQFFIYLTTLCSFMSIWLVVAFTIERFIAVEYPLYRQSMCTVARAKLAVAILTILGLILCSPVLWFSAPRLESNEKGNVTECHLAEGLESWAIVYNVIDTVLTFAIPFTVIIILNVLIARAIYRHIKIRKSLTNEPRIVKERQPYAQSFRNNLAQTKITKMLLVVSSVFLCFNLPAYVFRIHAFLHEESNAPRSVELAQQVCNLLFNTNFGINFILFCATGQNFRRAIRCMFLKRFRRRNVTMTQVSNQGKQNGSNFVRSTAGATRQHAIVFTEPWEEFHELNKTEMNEQL, encoded by the exons ATGGTACACGTGCAAAGAGACCTCGTGGAGCTCGACTTAACGGAAAACATATTACGTAGCGTCCAATTATATTACACCCCGATTCTAGTCTACTTTGGTTCACTGGGAAATTGCCTTTCGGTAATCGTGTTTTTTGGAACGAAACTCTGCCAGTATTCTTCGAGCATTTACCTCGGTGCATTAGCCATAAGCGATACCGGTTTTCTGGTATCCGTTTTCGTGGTTTGGCTAAATATGGTAGAGGTTGGTTTGTTCAATAAGCCAGGTTTCTGCCAATTTTTCATCTACTTAACGACTCTTTGCAGTTTCATGAGCATTTGGCTCGTGGTGGCATTCACCATCGAGAGGTTTATTGCCGTGGAATATCCACTGTATCGTCAGTCAATGTGTACAGTGGCTAGAGCAAAATTGGCAGTCGCTATATTGACCATATTAGGACTTATACTGTGTAGTCCGGTTTTATGGTTTTCAGCGCCGCGATTAGAGTCTAATGAAAAAGGAAATGTAACCGAGTGCCATTTGGCGGAAGGACTGGAATCTTGGGCGATTGTTTACAATGTGATTGACACGGTATtaacgtttgctataccgttcACGGTGATCATTATCCTGAACGTGCTGATTGCACGAGCTATTTATAGACatattaaaattagaaaatctcTAACCAACGAACCGCGTATCGTGAAAGAGAGACAACCATACGCTCAAAGTTTCCGGAACAATTTGGCGCAGACCAAGATCACCAAGATGTTGCTCGTTGTCTCTAGCGTTTTCCTCTGTTTCAATCTACCTGCGTATGTTTTCAGAATTCACGCTTTTTTACAT GAGGAAAGCAACGCACCCAGATCAGTGGAATTGGCGCAACAagtttgtaatttattattcaaTACCAACTTTGGAATTAATTTTATCTTGTTCTGCGCAACAGGACAAAATTTTCGAAGAGCGATACGCTGCATGTTTTTGAAACGGTTCCGTAGAAGAAATGTGACTATGACTCAAGTGTCGAATCAAGGAAAGCAAAATG GTTCAAATTTTGTACGGTCTACTGCGGGAGCAACGCGTCAACATGCGATTGTATTTACGGAACCGTGGGAAGAATTTCATGAATTAAAT AAGACTGAAATGAACGAGCAATTATAA